A stretch of [Clostridium] scindens DNA encodes these proteins:
- a CDS encoding sensor histidine kinase, translating into MKKHLPFYLGVWLASLLGIACLISLVLKRAFKPTENVLKSQKEFIASASHELKSPLAVIMANVERISDLSTIDPQAGSALKTIDSECMRMSKLVRDMLLLAASDAGTWTLNKGPVDVDTLLITLYEAYESICRKNRITLKMDLSDVSYPELYTDKERIFQILNIFMENALEHSIKNTLIQIQCMATGREITFYIIDHGQGIAEEDRPYIFDRFFCADKSHAAKSHFGLGLSIAAELAKMLGGTVGFKDTKGGGATFYVTIPARS; encoded by the coding sequence ATGAAAAAACATCTGCCGTTCTATCTTGGAGTCTGGCTTGCGTCTTTGCTGGGGATTGCCTGCCTGATAAGTCTTGTGTTAAAAAGAGCCTTTAAGCCAACGGAAAATGTATTAAAAAGTCAGAAAGAATTTATAGCATCGGCATCTCATGAATTAAAATCACCACTTGCCGTAATCATGGCAAATGTAGAGAGGATCAGTGACTTGAGCACGATTGATCCCCAGGCCGGCAGCGCATTAAAAACGATAGATTCTGAATGCATGCGGATGTCAAAACTGGTCAGGGATATGCTGCTTCTAGCCGCATCTGACGCAGGAACCTGGACTCTGAATAAGGGACCCGTTGATGTAGATACGTTGCTGATCACGCTATATGAGGCATATGAATCCATCTGCAGGAAGAATCGCATTACTTTGAAGATGGATTTGTCAGATGTAAGTTACCCGGAACTTTATACGGATAAGGAACGTATTTTTCAAATACTGAATATTTTTATGGAGAATGCTCTCGAGCACTCTATAAAAAATACTCTGATTCAAATACAATGTATGGCAACTGGCAGGGAAATCACGTTTTATATCATAGATCATGGGCAGGGAATCGCAGAGGAGGACAGGCCTTATATTTTTGACAGGTTCTTTTGCGCAGATAAGTCCCATGCGGCTAAGTCTCATTTTGGACTGGGACTTAGCATTGCCGCTGAACTGGCAAAGATGCTGGGCGGCACGGTTGGCTTTAAGGATACGAAGGGTGGGGGCGCAACATTTTATGTCACCATTCCGGCCAGATCTTAA
- a CDS encoding response regulator transcription factor: MQEILVLEDDRELAEGIEMALISDDLSFTLCGTVMEAKKMQREKRFDLLILDINLPDGSGLELCREIRRGSKVPIMLLTARDMELDIVKGLECGADDYITKPFSLMVLRARIRALLRRSAGGSKQEYVKEPFRFCFETMEFYKDHIPVELSRTEQRILYLLVTNAGRILTRERLMEWVWPEGTEYVEDNALSVGIRRLRDKLEDSPSKPEYIRTVYGKGYIWQESQEL, translated from the coding sequence ATGCAGGAGATCTTAGTGCTGGAAGATGACCGGGAACTGGCAGAGGGAATAGAGATGGCCCTGATAAGCGATGATCTTTCTTTCACGCTTTGCGGAACAGTTATGGAAGCAAAGAAGATGCAAAGAGAAAAGCGGTTCGATTTGCTGATTCTGGATATTAATCTTCCGGATGGAAGCGGGCTGGAACTTTGCAGAGAGATCAGACGGGGAAGCAAAGTGCCTATCATGCTTCTGACCGCCAGGGATATGGAACTGGATATTGTAAAGGGCCTGGAGTGCGGCGCGGATGACTATATCACGAAGCCCTTCAGCCTGATGGTGTTAAGGGCGAGGATCCGGGCGCTGCTTCGCCGCAGTGCAGGCGGCTCAAAGCAGGAGTATGTAAAGGAGCCGTTTCGTTTCTGCTTTGAAACTATGGAATTCTATAAGGATCATATCCCGGTGGAACTTAGCCGCACGGAACAGAGGATCCTGTATCTTCTTGTCACTAACGCAGGCAGGATACTTACCAGGGAGCGGCTGATGGAGTGGGTCTGGCCGGAGGGAACGGAATACGTGGAAGACAATGCCCTGTCCGTTGGAATCCGGCGTCTGAGGGACAAGCTGGAGGATAGTCCCTCCAAGCCAGAATATATAAGAACCGTATATGGGAAGGGATACATATGGCAGGAATCGCAGGAACTATAA
- a CDS encoding sensor histidine kinase, whose product MAGIAGTIILLLSAVAFLLARDCRNKKKEMEVLLQRLDDALNGEVEASAYDESLDSAITERLDKLLRSSSMGKERAYQDRDRIKSLISDISHQIRTPLSNIMLYTGLLQEKNLDGQSRLLADKIQGQAEKLDFFMKELVRSSYMETDMIVVTPQTASAEELIDRACQAVEVEALKKRILIRKPEGERIFCKFDMEWTLEAVRNILENALKYSPEGSEVRIEIAPNEAFTCIRIQDEGIGIREEEQGLIFERFYRSRDVKKEPGMGIGLYLAREIIARQGGYIEVRSEYAKGTCFCIYLPNF is encoded by the coding sequence ATGGCAGGAATCGCAGGAACTATAATATTACTGTTGAGTGCAGTCGCTTTTTTGCTTGCAAGGGATTGCAGGAATAAGAAGAAAGAGATGGAAGTCTTGCTGCAGCGTCTGGATGATGCGCTTAATGGAGAAGTAGAAGCATCTGCGTATGACGAATCCTTGGATTCGGCAATTACAGAACGGCTGGACAAACTACTTAGAAGTTCCAGTATGGGCAAAGAAAGGGCATACCAGGACCGGGACAGGATAAAATCCCTGATTTCCGATATCTCCCATCAGATTCGCACGCCCCTTTCTAATATTATGCTATATACCGGACTGCTGCAGGAAAAGAATCTGGATGGACAATCCCGGCTGCTTGCGGATAAGATACAGGGGCAGGCAGAGAAACTGGATTTCTTCATGAAAGAACTGGTAAGATCATCCTATATGGAGACGGATATGATTGTTGTCACCCCGCAGACAGCCTCGGCAGAAGAACTGATCGACAGGGCCTGCCAGGCAGTAGAAGTGGAGGCGCTGAAAAAGAGGATTCTGATCAGGAAGCCAGAAGGGGAGCGGATCTTCTGCAAGTTCGATATGGAGTGGACGCTGGAAGCGGTGAGGAATATTCTGGAGAATGCGCTAAAGTATTCGCCGGAAGGTTCGGAAGTGCGTATAGAGATTGCTCCAAACGAAGCCTTCACCTGCATCAGGATTCAGGATGAGGGAATCGGGATAAGGGAAGAAGAACAGGGGCTGATATTTGAACGGTTCTATCGTTCCCGGGATGTGAAGAAAGAGCCGGGAATGGGGATCGGCCTATATCTGGCCAGAGAGATTATAGCCAGGCAGGGAGGGTATATCGAGGTCCGGTCCGAGTATGCCAAAGGAACCTGCTTTTGCATCTATCTTCCCAATTTTTGA
- a CDS encoding helix-turn-helix domain-containing protein, producing the protein MPKPKTSTGEKNLISQRLIELRRQHNMSQRLLAYQLQLNGYDMDKNVITRIETNKRYVTDVELKALTEIFNVSYEYLIEGKERS; encoded by the coding sequence ATGCCGAAACCGAAAACATCCACCGGGGAGAAAAACCTGATCAGCCAAAGGCTCATTGAACTCCGTCGCCAGCATAATATGTCACAGCGGCTCTTAGCCTACCAGCTTCAGCTGAATGGATATGATATGGATAAAAATGTGATCACCAGAATTGAGACCAATAAGCGTTACGTCACAGATGTGGAATTAAAAGCGCTTACTGAGATTTTTAATGTTTCCTATGAATATCTCATCGAGGGAAAAGAAAGGTCATAG
- a CDS encoding helix-turn-helix domain-containing protein, with amino-acid sequence MQKIRPDMDIGKNIQAIRYANKLTQDQVVAKLNLMGISMSKSTYAKLETNRMNIKVSVLVALAKIFHTDINAFFSGLL; translated from the coding sequence ATACAGAAAATCAGACCAGATATGGATATCGGAAAAAATATACAGGCAATCCGTTATGCGAATAAACTTACCCAGGATCAGGTTGTCGCAAAATTGAACCTGATGGGAATTTCTATGTCCAAAAGTACCTATGCCAAACTGGAAACTAACCGTATGAACATCAAGGTTTCGGTACTTGTTGCCCTTGCTAAAATCTTCCATACCGATATCAACGCATTCTTTTCCGGGCTTCTCTAA
- a CDS encoding AAA family ATPase: MNNTILKSLSVENFTSFADRITFTTETDISKKEFLNNTFESRDMMFNKVSFLYGANGSGKTFFCKIIREIQRLLDWSPLLAMNNSQLLSLPQFKEIDAPVKQFMFDVAYQERPSKFAIEIVLDETTYYYEFSVREKKIESELLTKKYRRTEKLLERTSSLYKDIVLRSELKDFENKKQAVKEEALCLPVAALLNNSLASKIVDAIQGIQVVSMTAARLKPTKSKESFSEERLRKYINILQKADPTLRDIKVSFEEEEIDRQKIETDDFENREIIATKTTVGVDTAHAVYENGKETSSTPMTFFAEESLGTVKLFTALPYLYDILESGGVLVIDEIENGLHLSLAKEIIGLFTNEESNPNHAQLICTSHQPLLVSGEYRRDQVWITSKDLYGKSSLHRMSDLKTSRAKVNLTNRIIEGAFGCNPEMFFEK; this comes from the coding sequence ATGAATAACACAATCCTGAAATCCTTATCTGTAGAGAATTTTACTTCGTTTGCAGATAGGATTACATTTACAACAGAGACAGACATTAGTAAAAAAGAATTTCTTAATAACACATTTGAAAGTAGAGACATGATGTTTAATAAAGTGTCTTTTCTGTATGGTGCAAATGGTTCGGGAAAGACTTTCTTCTGTAAAATCATAAGAGAGATTCAAAGATTATTAGACTGGTCACCATTGTTGGCAATGAACAATTCTCAATTACTCTCTTTACCACAATTTAAAGAAATTGATGCTCCGGTAAAGCAATTTATGTTTGATGTGGCTTATCAAGAGCGTCCATCGAAGTTTGCAATAGAGATTGTTCTTGATGAAACTACATATTATTATGAGTTTTCGGTACGAGAAAAAAAGATTGAATCAGAGTTGCTCACAAAAAAATATCGTAGAACAGAAAAATTACTTGAAAGAACATCTTCCTTGTATAAAGATATTGTTTTACGCTCTGAATTAAAAGATTTTGAAAATAAGAAGCAGGCAGTTAAAGAAGAGGCTCTATGTCTTCCAGTAGCCGCATTATTGAACAACAGTTTGGCGTCTAAAATTGTTGACGCTATACAAGGAATACAAGTTGTTAGTATGACTGCAGCGAGATTAAAGCCTACGAAATCGAAAGAATCATTTTCAGAGGAGCGATTAAGAAAATATATTAATATTCTCCAGAAAGCAGATCCTACGTTAAGAGATATAAAGGTTTCTTTTGAAGAAGAAGAGATTGACCGTCAAAAAATTGAGACGGATGATTTTGAAAATCGAGAAATCATAGCTACTAAAACGACGGTAGGGGTAGATACGGCACATGCTGTTTATGAGAATGGAAAGGAGACAAGTAGTACACCTATGACTTTCTTTGCAGAAGAATCATTAGGTACTGTAAAACTTTTCACGGCATTACCATATCTGTATGATATTTTGGAATCAGGAGGGGTGCTTGTTATTGATGAGATTGAAAATGGATTGCATCTTTCTCTGGCTAAGGAGATAATTGGGCTTTTTACTAATGAGGAGAGTAATCCAAATCATGCACAACTTATATGTACATCGCATCAGCCACTTCTAGTTTCCGGTGAATATAGACGAGACCAGGTTTGGATTACGAGTAAAGATTTATATGGAAAAAGTTCATTACATAGAATGAGTGATTTGAAGACATCACGTGCAAAAGTTAATTTAACTAATCGAATTATTGAAGGGGCATTTGGATGTAACCCAGAAATGTTTTTTGAAAAATAA
- a CDS encoding DUF2188 domain-containing protein, whose protein sequence is MGKNQHVTPHPDGGWQVKGQGNSRATLRTTTQKEAIDRARSISQNQGSELVIHRPNGQIRDKDSHGRDPFPPRG, encoded by the coding sequence ATGGGAAAAAATCAACATGTGACACCTCATCCAGATGGTGGATGGCAGGTAAAAGGACAAGGAAATAGCCGTGCAACGCTGAGGACTACAACTCAGAAAGAAGCAATAGATCGTGCACGTAGTATTTCACAAAACCAAGGATCTGAATTAGTTATTCATCGACCAAATGGACAAATTAGAGATAAAGATTCTCATGGAAGAGATCCATTTCCACCAAGAGGATAA
- a CDS encoding toll/interleukin-1 receptor domain-containing protein yields the protein MKLQKAQKEEQKKQEMSLKKMQKAYENKIEELNNQAVLQLRTNDNIEKTNNQQEMEEYDVFVSHAWEDKESFADEFVESLRECGAKVWYDTTQIKWGDSMRSKIDDGLRKSKFGVVVLSPDYIKDGKYWTKTELDGLFQIESVNGKMLLPVWHNLTKKEVMEYSPIVASKLAMTTANMTPQEMAKELYKLLSEE from the coding sequence TTGAAGTTACAGAAAGCACAGAAGGAAGAACAAAAAAAGCAAGAAATGTCATTAAAAAAGATGCAGAAAGCATATGAAAATAAAATAGAAGAACTTAATAATCAAGCAGTATTGCAGTTGCGTACAAATGATAATATCGAAAAAACGAACAATCAGCAGGAAATGGAAGAATATGATGTATTCGTTTCCCATGCATGGGAGGATAAAGAATCTTTTGCGGATGAATTTGTAGAATCTTTAAGAGAGTGTGGAGCTAAGGTATGGTATGATACAACCCAAATAAAATGGGGCGACTCTATGAGAAGCAAGATAGATGACGGGTTAAGGAAGTCTAAATTTGGCGTAGTAGTATTATCACCTGATTATATCAAGGATGGAAAATATTGGACAAAGACAGAATTAGACGGATTATTTCAGATAGAGAGTGTTAATGGGAAAATGCTTCTTCCAGTCTGGCATAATCTTACTAAAAAAGAGGTTATGGAATACAGCCCAATTGTTGCGAGTAAATTAGCAATGACAACGGCGAATATGACTCCGCAGGAAATGGCAAAAGAATTGTACAAATTATTATCTGAAGAATAA
- a CDS encoding DUF5720 family protein: MSISIHELLAVARESEGVKAVKGDDILCEKRFAPDTRYMVEFLLLEQKEQFGEKGEYHRYFLTKESYRELIDLQNQGVLRFQKQALVLEGTLHYLPAQAFVRDRE; encoded by the coding sequence GTGAGTATCAGTATCCATGAGTTGCTGGCAGTAGCCAGGGAATCGGAAGGTGTGAAGGCAGTTAAGGGGGATGACATATTGTGTGAGAAACGCTTTGCGCCAGATACCCGGTATATGGTGGAGTTTTTGCTATTGGAACAAAAGGAACAGTTTGGAGAAAAGGGAGAGTATCATCGTTATTTTTTGACTAAGGAATCATATCGTGAATTGATCGATCTGCAGAATCAGGGAGTCCTGCGCTTTCAAAAGCAGGCGCTTGTTTTAGAGGGGACGCTGCATTATCTTCCAGCCCAGGCATTTGTCCGGGACCGGGAGTAG
- a CDS encoding ParM/StbA family protein, producing the protein MIIGIDHGYYAIKTKQVCFPTGLMRYTYEPYTMQNVLQYGGAYYVCGTGRQTLVKDKTANDNYYLLTLAALAQEIRKRKGEKSAKVVLAAGLPLTGFGREKQKFKEYLFRKEQPVRFFYEGERYEIQIEDVKLFPQGYSALALYPEYLKDEPSVLLVDIGGWTVDLMRLDNAVPNAATCRSLELGVIRCMDEILEQVRRNTGLSITETQVERILQGKSCSMPAEVVSLIEKQGRLYIEKILSAITEAGFDLRAVPSIFMGGGATIFQHRVSTQDRLCRPIYLTDIHANAAGYERIVGQMRTL; encoded by the coding sequence ATGATCATTGGAATCGACCACGGGTATTACGCCATTAAAACAAAACAGGTGTGTTTCCCAACAGGGCTGATGCGATACACCTATGAACCTTATACTATGCAGAATGTTCTCCAATACGGAGGCGCTTATTATGTGTGTGGAACTGGGCGGCAGACTTTAGTGAAGGACAAGACTGCCAATGACAATTATTATCTTTTGACTCTGGCTGCACTGGCACAGGAGATTCGGAAGCGGAAAGGGGAGAAATCTGCCAAGGTTGTTCTTGCAGCCGGACTTCCCCTTACCGGATTTGGAAGGGAAAAACAGAAATTTAAGGAATATCTGTTTCGGAAGGAACAGCCTGTCCGCTTTTTCTACGAAGGGGAGCGCTATGAAATCCAGATTGAAGATGTGAAACTGTTCCCCCAGGGATACTCGGCTCTGGCTCTTTATCCGGAATACTTAAAAGATGAACCCTCTGTTCTTCTTGTGGATATCGGAGGATGGACGGTGGATCTGATGCGCCTTGATAATGCTGTTCCTAATGCAGCTACCTGCAGGAGTCTGGAACTGGGTGTCATTCGCTGTATGGATGAGATTCTGGAACAAGTGCGCAGAAACACCGGGCTGTCGATAACAGAGACACAGGTTGAGCGCATCTTACAGGGAAAGTCATGCAGCATGCCTGCGGAAGTGGTGTCTTTGATCGAGAAACAGGGCAGGCTTTACATTGAAAAGATATTGTCTGCGATCACCGAGGCGGGCTTTGATCTGCGGGCAGTTCCTTCCATTTTCATGGGAGGCGGGGCTACTATTTTTCAGCACCGTGTAAGCACCCAGGACCGCCTGTGTCGCCCGATTTACCTCACAGACATCCATGCCAACGCAGCCGGATATGAACGGATTGTGGGGCAGATGAGGACGCTGTGA
- the dcm gene encoding DNA (cytosine-5-)-methyltransferase produces the protein MIAATIRFFDLFSGIGGFREGLRRADGFTCVGHCEVDAYADKNYRLLFDTEGEWFCNDARKIETDRMPDFDLLCAGFPCQAFSIAGKRGGFADARGTLFFEIARLVADKRPAYFILENVPGLLSHDKGRTFHTILSTLSELGYGVEWKVLNSKDFGVPQSRKRVYLVGYLDRRCAGKILPFPTANGTPLVQVQTGRQGKRIYKAEGLSCTLTSGAGGVGGKTGLYEVGIPIKENTKQGYKMAYPRDSIDLGYAGMNTRRGRVGHQIAHTLTTGIQQGTLHFVDLSPPPLITEHCRCLNTRQSGIHNHKGECSGVLKEEGARAVLTPGREETRQNGRRMKEPEEPMFTITATDRHGVAYRGRIRKLVPRECLRLQGFYDWQIDRTEQDTSDSQLYKQAGNGVTVNVIEAIGTLLRQADAEIRAEDEKTKR, from the coding sequence TTGATAGCCGCAACCATTCGATTTTTTGATTTATTCAGCGGGATCGGGGGATTCCGGGAAGGGTTAAGACGTGCAGACGGTTTTACCTGTGTGGGGCACTGCGAGGTGGATGCTTATGCGGATAAGAACTACCGATTGCTGTTCGACACAGAAGGGGAGTGGTTTTGTAATGACGCAAGAAAAATCGAAACAGACCGAATGCCAGACTTTGATCTTTTGTGTGCAGGATTTCCTTGCCAGGCATTCTCTATCGCCGGAAAGCGGGGAGGATTTGCAGATGCCAGAGGAACTTTGTTCTTCGAGATTGCCAGACTGGTTGCAGACAAGCGACCTGCGTATTTCATCCTTGAAAATGTTCCCGGACTGCTTTCGCATGACAAAGGCAGGACGTTTCACACCATCCTCAGTACGTTATCTGAGCTGGGGTACGGTGTGGAATGGAAAGTGCTTAACAGCAAGGATTTTGGAGTCCCCCAATCCAGAAAGCGGGTGTATCTTGTCGGATATCTTGATCGAAGATGTGCCGGAAAAATATTACCTTTCCCAACAGCAAATGGAACGCCTCTTGTTCAAGTCCAGACGGGCAGACAGGGGAAACGGATCTACAAAGCCGAAGGCTTAAGCTGTACTCTGACTTCCGGAGCCGGAGGTGTGGGTGGTAAGACAGGGTTGTATGAGGTAGGTATTCCTATTAAAGAGAATACCAAGCAGGGTTATAAGATGGCGTATCCGAGAGATAGCATTGACTTAGGCTATGCAGGAATGAACACACGGAGAGGGCGTGTGGGGCATCAGATTGCCCATACCCTGACCACCGGAATCCAGCAGGGAACGCTTCATTTTGTGGATCTGTCTCCACCTCCTCTTATCACAGAGCATTGCAGATGTCTGAATACCAGACAGTCTGGCATCCATAATCACAAAGGGGAATGTTCCGGTGTCTTAAAAGAGGAAGGTGCCAGGGCAGTGCTGACTCCGGGAAGGGAAGAAACCCGGCAGAATGGCCGGAGGATGAAGGAACCGGAAGAGCCGATGTTTACCATTACTGCCACAGACCGCCATGGAGTTGCCTATCGGGGCAGAATCCGAAAACTGGTGCCAAGGGAGTGTCTGCGGCTGCAGGGTTTTTATGACTGGCAGATTGACCGTACCGAACAGGATACTTCGGACAGCCAGCTTTATAAACAGGCGGGAAATGGAGTGACCGTCAACGTGATCGAAGCCATAGGAACACTTCTTCGGCAGGCAGATGCGGAAATCCGGGCAGAGGATGAAAAGACAAAGAGGTAA
- a CDS encoding amidoligase family protein, protein MAIGIQDQYFGTEIEMTGITRQRAAEVVAELFGTRAVCDGGYYGVWSVTDQEGKKWKFMYDGSIYTERRERGRMVRAGSEYSTEMVSPKLSYGEMGKLQEVVRCLRRHGAKVNASCGQHVHVDASNHTPRSLKNAMTIMYSKEDILFKALKVQTSRESNYCQKVRPIVLEKIRRMPNNTISMEKLKQIWYGGRDGSHNHYDSSRYYALNLHAVFSKGTLEWRCFESTLHAGKVRANITLALAISAQAINQKCTQMRKTEITENPAFTFRTFLLRLGLIGPEYKNVREHLLANLEGDRAWRYDRSQYECLNRNHRAEDAR, encoded by the coding sequence ATGGCAATTGGAATTCAGGATCAGTACTTCGGTACAGAAATTGAAATGACAGGTATTACCCGTCAGAGGGCTGCAGAGGTAGTCGCAGAACTATTTGGAACAAGGGCAGTTTGTGATGGTGGGTATTATGGAGTCTGGTCTGTGACAGATCAGGAAGGGAAGAAGTGGAAGTTTATGTATGATGGCAGTATCTATACGGAACGCAGGGAGCGTGGACGCATGGTTCGTGCCGGAAGTGAATACAGTACCGAAATGGTCAGTCCCAAACTTTCCTATGGAGAGATGGGCAAATTGCAGGAAGTAGTGCGGTGTTTGAGGCGCCATGGGGCAAAGGTGAATGCGTCCTGCGGGCAGCATGTTCATGTGGACGCTTCCAACCATACCCCAAGAAGCCTCAAAAATGCTATGACCATCATGTATTCCAAAGAGGATATTCTGTTCAAGGCATTGAAAGTACAGACTTCCAGAGAAAGCAACTATTGTCAGAAAGTACGCCCCATTGTGCTGGAAAAAATCCGCAGAATGCCAAACAACACCATTTCCATGGAAAAGCTGAAACAGATCTGGTATGGAGGCAGGGATGGAAGTCATAATCATTATGACAGTAGCCGATATTATGCCTTAAACCTTCATGCGGTGTTTTCGAAGGGAACGCTGGAATGGCGGTGTTTTGAAAGCACTCTCCATGCAGGAAAAGTACGGGCAAATATCACGCTGGCTCTTGCCATTTCCGCTCAGGCCATCAATCAGAAATGTACCCAGATGCGGAAAACAGAGATTACCGAGAATCCTGCGTTTACATTCCGTACCTTTTTACTGCGGTTGGGGCTTATCGGACCGGAATATAAGAATGTCCGGGAACATCTGCTTGCCAACCTGGAAGGGGATCGGGCGTGGAGATATGACCGCAGTCAGTATGAATGTTTGAATAGAAATCATCGGGCAGAGGATGCCCGATAG
- a CDS encoding gamma-glutamylcyclotransferase family protein, with the protein MKETYYFAYGSNMNLDQMAYRCPAAFVVENVKLDGYRLTFCGRGKGSGVATILPEEGSRVEGVLWKLTPECEKRLDFYEGYPHLYGKEPVLVQGKDGVKREVMAYTMNAPYKDQPAIPSDLYFMGIVEGCHQNGISSRSVTDALKRVREEVGRQKPSQKKTEVSR; encoded by the coding sequence ATGAAAGAAACGTATTATTTTGCCTATGGCAGTAACATGAACTTAGACCAGATGGCGTACCGCTGTCCGGCAGCTTTTGTTGTGGAGAATGTCAAGCTGGACGGGTATCGCCTGACTTTCTGTGGCAGGGGAAAGGGAAGCGGTGTTGCTACCATTCTGCCAGAAGAGGGAAGCCGGGTGGAAGGAGTGCTTTGGAAACTCACACCGGAGTGTGAAAAAAGACTGGACTTTTATGAAGGATATCCACACCTGTATGGAAAGGAGCCTGTTCTTGTTCAGGGAAAGGATGGTGTGAAACGGGAAGTCATGGCATATACCATGAATGCACCCTATAAGGATCAGCCTGCCATTCCCTCAGACCTTTATTTTATGGGGATTGTGGAAGGCTGCCATCAGAATGGGATTTCCAGCCGCTCTGTGACCGATGCGTTAAAGCGTGTCCGGGAGGAAGTGGGCAGACAGAAACCCAGCCAAAAGAAAACAGAAGTCAGCAGATAA